A genomic region of Enterococcus sp. 12C11_DIV0727 contains the following coding sequences:
- a CDS encoding DUF948 domain-containing protein, which produces MTGGEVAAIIAAVAFAVLVVFIVLVLIKIGKTAERVTTTVDEANKTIEVVTKDVDILSRQVEGLLVKSNELLDDVNKKVATIDPLFAAVADLSESVSELNYSSRNLLGKVGAVGKSTAKAGVVGKVGGAAFRAFRPKKTSKTSESVK; this is translated from the coding sequence ATGACAGGTGGAGAGGTTGCAGCGATAATCGCTGCAGTGGCGTTTGCTGTATTAGTAGTATTTATTGTTTTGGTATTGATAAAAATCGGTAAGACCGCTGAACGAGTTACTACGACAGTTGATGAAGCAAATAAAACGATTGAGGTCGTAACAAAAGATGTTGATATTTTATCTAGGCAAGTAGAGGGGCTTTTAGTAAAAAGCAATGAATTGCTGGATGATGTCAATAAGAAAGTAGCAACGATCGATCCATTGTTTGCAGCAGTTGCTGATTTAAGTGAAAGTGTTTCTGAGTTGAATTATTCTAGTAGAAATTTACTAGGAAAAGTTGGTGCAGTTGGGAAATCAACAGCTAAAGCAGGTGTTGTCGGTAAAGTAGGAGGAGCAGCTTTTCGTGCTTTTCGACCAAAGAAAACATCAAAAACAAGTGAATCGGTTAAATAA
- a CDS encoding YtxH domain-containing protein produces the protein MAKKGGFFLGAIIGGTAAAVAALLLAPKSGKELREDLANQADDFKDKASDYTDYAVQKGSELSSIAKDKASVLGEQVGDLAGNVKDKTKASLDKAQGVSDTVLESFKKQTGDLSDRFKKTAQDVNDQVDELGDIAEDASDDIFIDVKESAKKAKETVSEGVSEAKEVTKDVPEKVEAAKKETKQAAKETVEEVTGK, from the coding sequence ATGGCAAAAAAAGGCGGATTTTTTTTAGGAGCAATTATTGGTGGGACAGCAGCAGCCGTTGCAGCTCTTTTATTAGCACCAAAATCGGGTAAAGAATTACGTGAAGATCTAGCAAATCAAGCAGATGATTTTAAAGATAAAGCATCAGATTATACAGATTATGCTGTGCAAAAAGGTTCTGAATTATCATCGATTGCAAAAGACAAAGCAAGTGTGCTAGGGGAGCAAGTAGGCGATTTAGCTGGCAATGTCAAAGATAAGACAAAAGCTTCTTTAGATAAGGCTCAAGGCGTTTCAGATACAGTCTTAGAATCATTTAAAAAGCAAACAGGTGATTTATCTGATCGCTTTAAGAAGACTGCTCAAGACGTGAATGATCAAGTTGATGAATTAGGGGATATCGCAGAAGATGCTTCAGACGATATTTTTATTGACGTTAAAGAGTCAGCAAAAAAAGCGAAAGAAACTGTGTCAGAAGGCGTTTCTGAAGCAAAAGAAGTAACGAAAGATGTTCCTGAAAAAGTAGAAGCAGCAAAAAAGGAAACAAAGCAAGCTGCTAAAGAAACAGTAGAAGAAGTTACTGGCAAGTAG
- a CDS encoding aminopeptidase P family protein yields the protein MNQEKINELKKWMAKENVELTYISDPGHIAYFSGYKSDPHERVLALFISLNHDPFLFTPALEVEDAQKSSWAYPVYGYLDSENPWEKIAQLIKKSGNPSKIATEKEALTVARFDRLKHYFPASDFSASVTPVIEKLQLLKTPSEIATLMEAGNWADVALEIGFKAIKEGAKEQEILAEIEYQLKRQGIRSMSFDTLVLTGKNGASPHGNPGSTAVAKQDLVLFDLGVVYNGYCSDVTRTVAYQEPTDFQKEIYSIVLEAQLKAMDAVKPGITAGELDEIARGVISGYGYGEYFNHRLGHGIGTTVHEYPSLVTGNELVIEEGMCFSIEPGIYIPEKVGVRIEDCLHVTKTGCEAFTKTPKELMIID from the coding sequence ATGAATCAAGAAAAAATCAACGAACTAAAAAAATGGATGGCCAAAGAAAATGTCGAATTAACGTATATTAGCGATCCTGGACATATTGCCTATTTTTCAGGCTATAAAAGTGACCCTCATGAACGAGTATTAGCCTTATTTATTTCATTAAATCATGATCCATTTCTATTTACACCAGCTTTAGAAGTTGAAGATGCTCAAAAGAGCTCCTGGGCTTATCCAGTCTACGGCTATCTTGATAGTGAAAATCCTTGGGAAAAAATTGCCCAATTAATTAAAAAAAGTGGTAATCCAAGTAAAATTGCAACTGAAAAAGAAGCCTTGACTGTTGCGCGGTTTGATCGATTAAAACATTACTTCCCTGCTAGTGATTTTTCAGCGAGTGTTACACCTGTCATTGAAAAACTGCAATTATTAAAGACTCCATCTGAAATAGCTACCTTGATGGAAGCAGGTAATTGGGCTGATGTTGCTTTAGAAATCGGTTTTAAAGCAATTAAGGAAGGGGCTAAAGAACAAGAAATCCTAGCTGAAATCGAATACCAATTAAAACGCCAAGGAATTCGTTCAATGAGTTTTGACACACTTGTTCTAACTGGGAAAAATGGTGCGAGTCCACATGGTAATCCAGGAAGTACAGCTGTTGCGAAACAAGACTTGGTTTTATTTGATCTAGGTGTCGTGTACAATGGTTATTGTAGTGATGTTACACGAACTGTCGCCTATCAAGAACCAACTGATTTCCAAAAGGAGATCTATTCCATCGTACTAGAAGCACAATTAAAAGCAATGGATGCTGTGAAACCAGGGATTACCGCAGGTGAATTAGATGAAATTGCCCGTGGTGTTATCAGTGGCTACGGTTATGGTGAATATTTCAACCATCGTCTAGGTCATGGTATTGGGACTACAGTACATGAATATCCGTCTCTAGTCACTGGTAATGAACTGGTAATTGAAGAAGGTATGTGTTTCTCAATTGAACCAGGTATTTATATTCCAGAAAAAGTCGGTGTACGCATCGAAGATTGCCTACATGTTACTAAAACAGGCTGTGAAGCCTTTACAAAAACGCCAAAAGAATTAATGATCATCGACTAA